Below is a window of Rickettsiales bacterium DNA.
ACTGAATCAACAGGTTTAGTCTGCGATATAATGTATTCAAACTGGTTTTGCAAGTTAATATTTTGCACCCCTTTTTCTATTTCAAGTTTGAAAGCTTTTTCCGCCGAAAAGCAACCAACCTCTAGCCTTCTAAGATAAGTTAAATGCCCTAAACTACCAAGTTTTTTAGCGATATCCCGCCCCAAACTTCTAATATAAGTTCCCTTGGAGCAGGTGCATTTGAGGGTAATTATTTTTAGTTGTTGATGGTTAATAGTTGATGGTTGATTGTTTTTTTCTACAGCCCCCTCAATTCCCAACTCCCAAATATTAACCTCCCTCTCTTTCATTTCAAAATCAATGCCTTTGCGGGCGAGGTCATAGGCTCTTTTGCCATCTATTTTAATAGCAGAAAATATTGGCGGGGTTTGCCTAATTTTCCCTGTAAATTCTGGTAGAATATTTTTTACATCTTCCAAACTAGGCAGATTATTTGTTGTTGCGATTATTTTTCCATCAACATCACCGCTATCAGTT
It encodes the following:
- the truB gene encoding tRNA pseudouridine(55) synthase TruB, with amino-acid sequence MKINGWLNIDKPVGVTSNQVIGYVKRVLRSSFSQSPNPKALIPKIGFAGTLDPMASGVLPIAIGEATKAIPYMIDAKKTYEFTIKFGIETDSGDVDGKIIATTNNLPSLEDVKNILPEFTGKIRQTPPIFSAIKIDGKRAYDLARKGIDFEMKEREVNIWELGIEGAVEKNNQPSTINHQQLKIITLKCTCSKGTYIRSLGRDIAKKLGSLGHLTYLRRLEVGCFSAEKAFKLEIEKGVQNINLQNQFEYIISQTKPVDSVLDDIPVLNLRLEEVKNLRDGKIINSNYSNGIFRVYFEGVFQCLVNSDEGKLKVVRFFNL